A stretch of DNA from Deltaproteobacteria bacterium:
CGTTTCACGCGCTCATGGAGCGGCTCGACTGGGCGAATCGTCCGTCGTGGCCGGACGCATGCGCGCAGGCCGCGCGCGAGTTCGAATTGGACGTCGACGGCGCGGGTCGCCTGTCCCGCTGGCTCGACGCGTTCGCCAAGATGCCGGTGTTCGAGGAACTCGCGATGGCGCGGCGCTTTGTCGAAGTCCCCTTCACGTGGACCGGTGATCCCGACGGAACCGGCTCGCGGGACTTCGCGGGCAGAATCGACCTGGTCGCCGTGCGGGAAGGCGAGCGCGTCGTGATCGTCGACTACAAGACTGACGCCGTGGCGCTCGATCGTGTGCCGGAACGACGGGAGTATTACCGCCGCCAGGGCGAAATCTATCGCGCGGCCGTGGGCGCGCTCCTGTCCGGAGCGCGCCCCGTATCGGTGCGATTCTGTTTCGTGGAGCCGGGCGTCGAAGTGGCTCTGTGATCGCCGACCGGCGCTCGTCTATTTGCGCAGGCGAATCTGCTCGAGCTTCACGGTTCCATTGTCGCCGTCGTCGAAGGCGATCGCGTAATTCGCGCCGTTGATCGCGGAAACCTTGCCCGGGTAGTACTTGCCGGTGGTCCACTGAGCCAGCACCTTCGCGCCGACGGCAACCGCCGCCTTCGCCGGGACGACATCGGCCACGATCTGCGCCGTCGTGCAGCACTTCTGGTCGCCGTCGTCAAAGGCGATGTGCCAGCCGGCGTCGCACTTCTTGTCGATCTTGCCGTGGTACCAGCCGTTCGCGACCCACTCGGCGAACACGGCCGTGCCCGGTTTGAGTTCA
This window harbors:
- a CDS encoding DUF4537 domain-containing protein, with product MRRRMTFGVLLLLAIATMAYAAGELKPGTAVFAEWVANGWYHGKIDKKCDAGWHIAFDDGDQKCCTTAQIVADVVPAKAAVAVGAKVLAQWTTGKYYPGKVSAINGANYAIAFDDGDNGTVKLEQIRLRK